Part of the Nicotiana sylvestris chromosome 5, ASM39365v2, whole genome shotgun sequence genome is shown below.
CACGTTAAAAGTACTTATTTGGATAAACCCGATATCCCAAAACAAAATCCGTCCGTATGCGCCGCTAACCCTCGAAGATTTATTCGTTGCAAAAATAGTTGATCAAACATaaggaaaagagaagaagttATAATGTTGTCGTCATTAATTTTTATAGCAGCAACAATGACAATGGCCCATTGAAGACACATTAATTTGCTATTCTTAATTTCTGTAATGTGAATGGACCATGATCGGTGTCAACATGCCATGTGTCTTGAGCAGCGTTTGACTAAAAGATGTCAAAACCTTTATGATTGAAACAAATAAAGATAAAGATAAGATCAATCTTAGTTAAACATAATAAAAAATCCAGATTTAAAAACAAATTCGGAAATTAATTAATAGAATAAAATAAGAGCAAACGATCTTCATTCGTCTTTTCATTTCTTCCTTCATAAGATCTAGGAGGCGGTCAATTGTACATCATTTTTGGAAGAAAATAGAAGGGgagaatagagagagaaaaaCGAAAAAGCTCGCCCCCCCTCCCGGGGAATTCATCTCCTATATATATAGTTCTGAGACCATGGCTATCTTCTCCGGTCAGCGTGCCCTTAGGCCGCAGCCTTTCGGTCGTTACCTGAATATTGTCTTTGACTTACTGGACACTGTAGATACTTGGATCGAAATAGGTCGTGGTGGTCCTCGCTACCCCGCACTTTAGGCGGGGTTCCAGCTGGGTCGGCtattgtggtcagattttgacctatacagttAGTGCTTTCGTCCGTCTGGGTCGCCTATTGGCGGGCCCGGGGGCGGATTGTGATTTTGAACACTTAGGAGAAATCTGATTGTTTGTCCCTTGGACGTAGTTTTCTTTAAATCGAGGCAATAGAGCGGCGCTATAACGGTGCCTTTGGACAGTCGTGACCGTTCGGAATCGAAACTTTTGTTTTATTTGAAACGTCGCTCGTGGCTACTGTCATTATGACATACGTTTTCTAGTGATTGAACCGTCTCGTGCCCTTATCAGTTTCGATGGGCGACTCTTGGGTTTCCCGCTTGGAGAATTTATGTCCCTATAAATAGAGAAAATATATCATTCGTTTGGCACACTTTTTTGCCTTTGTTGAGAACACACTGTAGACCTTCCTCTTTCCAGATACTTTCAGATTTTCGATCCTCTTCGGTTAGCCGGAAATTTCCATCCCcatctcttcttctttttaagtCGTTTGTTCTATTCGATCGATACCAATGGCTGGTGGTTCTTCCCGCGCTGATAATCCTGCCGCAATTCCGACGTCGAAAAGTGATGCTCCTGCTCCCGGAGTAGAAGcaatagaagaagaaggagttcCGACGGCGACCAATATATTGCCTCGCACtggaaggccgtggaatgatttCCACAATCCCGCCGGAGAAGAACCAGAACCTGCTCCCTCTGTTATGACTGAGGCGGGGATTGGGGAGCTGAGGGCAAAATAGGGGATCTCTCAATATGTTGAAATGTTGCCGGCGGTGGGAGACGATATCATACATTTCGATCGCCCAGGATATTGTGCGTTCTACGCCTATCCCTTCATCGTCAAGTATACGCTTCCTCTTCCCCTTTTGGTAGTAGATTTCTGCCATTTTTATGAGGTATGTCCGGCTTAACTTTTGTCGTACTTGTATAAACTATTCCTTATGCAGCTCAAATTCGCGGAGCTTACTGGTCGGGAGGTTACGTTGAGGCACATGCTCAATATCTTTTCCCCTCAGCTCATCCGAGGAACGATGATCCACATGCGCCATCAAGGGACGAAGAGTTTggtggtcaggatggacgacagGGCCTACCGTCGCTTTTATGAAAACTATTTTTATGTGCGGACCGAGCACCTTGTGGCGAACCCGGCAGGATTCCATGAGAGATggactttgcacgtaagtttttgtACTTTTAGTTGGAATGATAGTCGACCACTTTCTTTTGGGTGGTGTTTGAATTGTTTTTTGCTTTTGCACCCGCAAGATTAACTTTTGCGCCTGTTGATGATATCCGCGAATGGGTGAATGCCAATCTTCCTCATACGATGGGAGTTCGCGAATGGTCGTCTTTCTACGAGAGATACGGGCGTAAGCCTCTTACTGGTAAGTAACTCTACCGCAGTCTCTGTTTTTCATTTTGcaatttggctttgttgcttatACGACATCTATTGTTAGCAGGGAGAGTGCGAAGGGCGAGGGCTCCTCCGCTTGCATTTCGTCAGTCGACATCCTCCACTGGGCCCGTGTCGAGGCTTGCTGCCCGTCCGTCGGCAAGGGCTGTTCAAGTTGAATCTACGGTCGTAACCGTATGCGCGGAAGCCGTTTCTTAACTTGGGGCTCCGATTTCTATTGTCCGTCCAAACGGGGAATCTTCCCGTACTGAGGATGGCGAGGGACCGTCAAAGAAACGATAGGTGGAGTCTGAAACGGCTTCGTCGATCGTGATATGTTTAGAGGACGATGTCCCCATGATGGAATCATAGACGGGGAACGATGCTAACCCGTCTACGGAGGTGGAACCGGTTGCCGTGATCAACCCGTCGATAGAGATTCCGGCCATCTCAAATGACCAACAAACTACTGTTACGGGGAGTCATAGTCCCAAGGTTGCTGTTATTACTTTGGGTAGGCCTTCATCTTCTGGACCGGGTCATGTTCCTTCTTCGGTCGTAGATAGGGGGAAAGGTGTCGTGATCGATGACTACGAATTTGAGTCTGATCTTGATCCTGACGACATCAGGATATTTGAAGAGGGCCTTACTCGTTCGGTGGTACATGCGGGAGGCCCATCCTATATACTCAAAATCTTGTCGGGTATCAACTTCCTAGGGGATACGAAAGACCTGGTACCGCAATTTGACCTCTTGTGTTCTACCGCCGAGAGCAAGGCTCTCCGGGATGTTCATGATATTGATTTTATGCATGAAGTGTCCACTATGGGCCTGAGGGtaagttttttctttcttttatgttctttTCATCTTTGGTGATCTTAGCCTTAGTCgacctttttcatttttcaaacgtACATGGTGGAGATTGAGAGTGCTCGTAAGGCCGACACTCGGGCCAAAATTTTCCTTACAATGTTGGAGAAGTATCAGCGCTACCGCAACAAGTGTCGCGAGATGCACGAGCGGTTGAAGGCGAGCGTTGGTGATCGATCCCTTAGTGAGGAACTAGAAAAGAGGGACCATGAGTTGATGCAGTCCATTCACAGGAGTAGCGTGCTCGAGAAGCAACTTCCTGCAAATGACGAAGAACTTGAGCTGGGTAAAGGGGTTGCTGCAGAGTGCGAGCATCTCCAGGCGAAGGTGCGGTTGATGCAGTTCGAGTTGGACCAAAAGGCCATAAGGGTTGAGGCACTGAGTGCGGAATGGGTGGGAAAGTTGGCCGAACTGGAGAGAAAGGTTTCCGAGTTGGAGAACATGGAGATTTCTTAGGCGTCGGCTTTAGAGGACACTATCCGCGTCCTTCGATCCGAGCAAGAATCTGAAAAGGCAACGGTGACACTCGAAGAGCGTATTATCGACATTGATTGGGAAACATCAATTTTATGGGACCGGGTCGCTGCTCTAAAGGCCGAGAAGGCGTAATTGTTGGCCCAAGTCAGATCTGCCTCTCTTTCTGTTCCCCGTCATTTGCACGAGCTCTGGGTGCATGCTAAAGCCCAGCGAGACATATATTGGAGTTTGTGGGAAGCAGGTAATGTTTCTGAGGCCGCATATGAAGGGGCGCGGGCTAAGGCATGAGAGGCTCGTGTTAATTGTGGATATGATCATGCGACGGCGGGGGCCGACGAGGATGCTGATGCTGAAAAGATACTTCCTGAGACGGTGATGAGGAGGGCGACGGTGATGACGCCGAGTGAAAGAATTGTTAATCTTTGTTTGTgttgttgttcttttcttttttggtttgtTGTCTttgtgtttttctcttttttttttctttggactTGCCCGACTTTTAGCTGTGTGTAATTTGTGACTATTAGCGCGACTgctttaaataaaaaaattcattGGTGTATGTTTTTTGCACTTTTCTTCCTTCTCCTTTGCATAATTTTGGCGTGAAATTTTGGATTCCCATGTGGTCGATGCCCGATTCTTAGGGGGTTTAAACTTAGCCAAACTGAGTAAGACTTCGTCGTGTGAGTCTGAATAAAGTCGTTGATCTTTCGGCGATGGCcgttggccttaagggtgttattttgaactttcgtcgaaatgttAAAGCGTCGTCgtacgatcgaggtcaaactcttctttttggctatGACCCTTGGCCAtaaaagggtattattttgaacttcttgaaatgttaacccgtcgttgttcgatcaaggtcgaactcttcattttggcgatggcccttggccttaaagggtgttatttcgaacttgtaaaaatgttaacccatcgttgttcggtCGAGGTCagactcttatttttggcgatggcccttagccttaaaaggtgttatttcgaacttgtcaaaatgttAGCCCATCGCtgatcgatcgaggtcgaactcttctttttggcgatggcccttggtcttaaaaggtgttatttcgaacttgtcgaaatgttaatccgtcgttgttcgatcgaggttgaactcttctttttggtgatggcccttagccttaaaaggtgttattttgaacttgtcgaaatgctaactcgtcgttgttcgatcgaggtcggactcttctttttggcgatggcccttggccttaaagggtgttatttcgaacttgtcaaaatgcTAACCgatcattgttcgatcgaggtcgaactcttctttttggcgatgtcccttggccttaaaaggtattatttcgaacttgtcgaaatgctaacccgtcattgttcgatcgaggtcaaactcttctttttggcaatggcccttggccttaaagggtgttatttcgaatttgtcAAAATgctaacccgtcgttgttcgatcgagtcaaactcttctttttggcgatggcccttagccttgaagggtgttatttcgtactTGTCGAAATGTTttctcgtcgttgttcgatcgaggtcaaactctttttttggcgatggccctttggccctaaagggtgttatttcgaacttgtcgaaatgttaacctgtcgttattcgatcgaggtcgaactcttctttttggcaatggcctttggtcttaaagggtgttatttcgaacttgtcgaaatgttTAACCCGTCGTCAGTCCCAGTTTTTTGGAGAGTCAGGTATCCTCTGGGGGAGTCCCAGTTCGCTTGATTTTGTTTACATTGGAGAGTGTAATGTTGAAGTTTCTTGTCTTGTTTTTTTTCCGGTCTGGGGATGCCGTTGGCGGGTAGGGTGATGAATTACACTTTGAAGTTGGGGCGTCCCCCTTATCGATTCAGTCCTTCAGCTTCCGGGAAAGCCCTATTGGGACGATTCCCAGGTGAGGGAGAGAGAGTGCGGCTTAAGGGGCGTCATTTTCTAGAAGTTGGAATGTCAGATGAGCGATATTTCGGTTGCTTTGTAGTAGTTTCCCATTCTCCAGTTGAGATGTTTCTTTGCTCGCTCGCCTGCACGACATTTGTGTTCCTGTTTAAGCAAACAACAGAATGTGAGCCAAAAATGATATTTTCCTTACCCGATCCAATGAGTCGGTGAATGAGGGTGGATCTATACCGTTGCTCGCTTTGTCTGGCATTTCAATGGTTGATGGGGTAGTGATTTCTAAATTCAGTGGCCGCATTCAGCTctttttccccttcttttttGTGCTCTTGCTCCGCGTGTGTTGGGCTTGCCTTAGCTGGTTCATGGACCGCCCGGTGTATGGGGGAGGATGTTGGTTGTCACTTCTGCTTGCATACAATATCATGATCTGGATTGGCACGTGAGGTTTACTTACCGCTCTTTTTGGTGGGTGATTATGTTTCTAGTTTTTTATCTGGATgagactaggaaatttcactaagaaattcccacagacggcgccaaattgtttgaccaaaagatgtCAAAACCTTTATGATTGAAACAAATAGAGATAAAGATGAGGTCAATCTTAGTTAAACATAATAAAATCCAAATTTAAAAACGAATTCGGAAATTAATGAATATAGTAAAATAAGAGCAAACGATCTACAttcatcttttcatttctttcttaatAAGATCTAGGAGGCGGTCAATTGTACATCATTTTTGGAAGAAAATAGAaggagagaatagagagagaaaaaCGAAAAACGACCTACTTGTATAGGACGTGGTGGTCCTCCCTACCCCGCCCCTTAGGCGAGATTCCAACTAGGTCGGCTATTATAAtcagattttgacctatacaaGTAGTAATGTGTGCGATATACAAAGTCAAATTCAAGATTAAAATATAAGTACTTGGACTTTTAAAATTGATCCTATTGAACTTTTGGAATAATAAGTTCGAAATTTAATATTTGTAAAATTTTTTAGTAGGTTCTATATATATAGAATTATATACTCTATATGAAACTGCTGAATTTGATTGAACCCGTAACAAATATACTATATCCAAAGATATTGGATAAGAATTGAGAGAAAGAAAGGTTACACAGAAAATTAAATGGGGAAGTGTGTTTTACTGCTGCTTCTTTCTGAGTGCCAAATTTATTCAAACTTCAAAGCAATGGCAACAGAGTTGCAGTACTGCCATTTACAAAActaaaaaagaaacaaaacaaaaaaaaaacagtcCGGTATGCGTAGCTCTGATTATGTGCGGGGTCTGAAAAAGGTCGGACTATAAGAGTTTATCGTACAcaaatttatttgtatttttgcaaAAGACTATTTTCACGGTTCGAACCCGTAACCTCCTGATCACACGACATCAACTTTACCGATTATCATTTCTGCGGGTTGGGAGTTTATACGTTTGTAGAGAAACTGCAGAAAAATTTAAACCGTAAACAACTTGCATCTTATAGGTCGCCTAAACAACTGACGACCCATGGAGGGAATAGATAAAGCAACATATATATGTGTGACGAAATCTTGACGCTCATCATAATTGTTGCGCGCTTTAaaattctacccaaaaattcTGACAGCCTACGAAATCCTGCCCAGATTGCCTTAGAAATCTAGCGAGGCTATTGTTTAAAAAAATTTCATCAAAGTATAAgtgattttaaagaaaaagaattaacCCAAATGGCCGCTCATCCAAtcgcttaaattaaaaatagccggtgaagatataatatatacataatttatgtattatatatatatatatatatatatataaataattatgtataatcaatgtataaaTTATGTATATGACTAGAAAAAGTAAATAATGAATATGAACGACTATTTGGGTAAAGATCCGTTCCATCTAACATATtttggggagaaattcaaaaatagataaatttataagtggtcattcaaaaatagctacaattttaaaagtaattaaaatttagccacttttcatgtaaagataaatctgaacgaaaacactgttcaaaatccggaaaatattacagcataatatgctggagtttcagtataatataccggtccagtataatatgctggaagttcatacacaggtgcaccgatctccagtatattatgctggaccggtacctgttgcagcaaaatagtaactatttttcaatgactttacaaatactggctatttttgaatgaccagtccgaaaactggctagcccgtgctattttaacgTTATTTTGCTCTATATTGAATTGGGCCAAAAAGAACTCGGATCCATTAGAAGAAGAACCAGATTTTAAAGCCCATTTAATGTGACCCATCTACTCCAATTGCAATAGTTGTAAAATCTGGCTTTCTCCCCCCTTTGCTCCCTTCTctctctgcttcttcttcttcttctctcttccCCACTTCTAGCTTTTCTGGATCTTGAAACCCGCCCTCAATCTCtccaaaactcataaacattTTCATATAATCTTTTGATCCCTGTGTTTGTTCAACACATTTCATCCAAATTTACTCTTTTATACCCGTTTTGTTCCATTGATCTAACGGTTCTGATCTGATCACATCTTGAGAGATTGTTAAAAGGGAAAGATCCTTTCATCATATAAAGAAGTGGGTATGTCTCAAAATTGTTTCTTTTTTATCAATGTTACATTTTTTGGTAGTTTCCTGATGCTGGTTTACTTTAAAGTTTTGACATTTATAAGCTCGTTATAAAATCTCtagtattttcctgatgaaaagaTTGAAACTTTTTTATTTTGTTAGATTTGTGTTGCATAGAAATGAAAATAAGGGGTTGATTTAGGAGCATTCTTGAGAATGGGGTTGTTAATTGCATTTTTAATCGAGTTGCAGGCAAGCTGGCCGAACACCACAGTTATTAAAAAAAAGTTGTAGCATGTGTCTTTTCTATCTTTAATGGATAAAATGCTAGTAAACAATAATGTGATGGTGCATATATTTGTTTCACTTAAATAATGTTAGTACTAAAATACTGTTTTTGGTGTGTCAGAAATACTGTTTACTTTTGTTATTTCTTGTGGTGTCATGTAAAATGTTGAGTCTTTACAATGGCCATTGATGAGTTAGGATACGTTTACTAACACATTATGGTGACTTTTTCAAAGTCTTCTTGCTAAAAGTCTTTGTTTAGCTGACCTCATTAATTTTGGTGGGAATGTCTATGCAAGTGCACCTATTATTGAAGTTATTTACTTTGTGGGGTCCCATTTAGGAAGTCATTTTACATGTTAATATTTGATCTTTTTGACTAGCACCTCATGGTATTGTCTAGCGGTCAATGAAGTTAGAATAGACCATAGGAGATCTAGGTTCAAATTCCGGTAGAGATAAAAAACGctaggtgatttcttcctatCCGTCGAAGCTTTGGTAGACAGAGTTATCCGGTACCTGAATTGGTACGAAGATAGCAGGTACCTGGTGAATTAGTCAGAGTTGTGCGGAGGCTGACTTGTGACCATCTCATGTAGTTGACTTTGATACAACCATTTAACTTGACTGATTTTAGTGTTTCTAATTGAACTGTGTTTGAAATTTTCTCTTCTCATAAATTGATTTTGCCTTTTGACTATCAGGTCACCAGAGTGTCCCTCAAATCTATTACCTTTATTGAGTGTAGTAAATAGGGATGCATAACATTGTAGAGAGCCTCATTTCCCCTAGGTCAATTTCCTTTCCTAGTCATACTAATTTGCATGTGGATGGTGGTTGTTTCCTATTAATGGATGCTGGGGTCCTATGAGGGTGTATTTTGTGGATGAGGTATATGCAGTTACCATGAATTAGATTTTTAGTACTATTTGCTAGCCGTATTGTGAACTAGTACTCTACCTTCTGAAGGTTTTATTTGCCTTTATTAAGCTTTATCTAACATAGAATCTAAATAAGGGCAATCTACATTTAGAGACCAGGTTTTGGTACTAAGTCACTTTCTTCTGGGAGATAAAACTCCTAATTGTCTTTTAGGCTTTTGCCTAAATGGGGACGATGAGAAGTGGGCCACAAGTGGTTGGTTTTCTCTTTTTTATGTTAGCTCTGGCAGTTTTATGCATGACCAAAGATGGTCAACTTTTTCCAATGATAGCAAGCTTGCTACATTGGAACTTAAACTCCAGGTCATTTCCGGCGTGAGAAAAAGAAGACAAACTACAATGTCACTGTACAATACTTGTCACAAGAGAAATAACACTATGCCATACTGCGATTTAGTATTTAATCATCACTCATGGTGACAGGTCAAATTTTGGCAACATATTAATTTTAAGGGAAAATATTCTTGATTTTTCATAGGAAGATGGTTAGACTGTATAGCAGTGAAAATTGAGTATTTTGTTCACTTGAACTTTTGGGCATTCCATATGTTTCTGTGGTGTCATCGGATACatgtattttgttaaaaaaaatccTTCCTGCGtgataaatttatcaatagttaGCAGTTTTATCCCTTTCTATTGAATACCACACACTTAGCTTCCCGTTTGGAGTATTCTTTTCAGTTTTTGAGAGGGAACCCCCTAGTCTTCCCTACAGCTTGAGAACTAGagtgaaaagaaaatattaatcTTTTTCTGTTGGCACTTTTCTTTCTGTGACTTTCTTTCTCACTAGTTTTATGGTCATTGTTTGCAGTCCACACATGACTAATTTCCCCGGAATTATTggctcctctctctctctctctatatatatatatatatacctctcAAATCCCACCATTTTCCCTTCTCGCTCACCCCCTTGTCTCGAAGAAgtggaaaaagataaaagaagaaaaaaccaatTCAGACAGTGTAAGGATTAGTTGCCTTTTGCATTACTAGGGAGTAATATTTTGTGGTGTAACATTGGTGTGACTTGGTCACTTAAATAGAATTAGTTGAATTCTTTGGAGATATCAATTTTGGCTTTCTTATATCATGTCACCAACCACAAGTGAATGTTTTACCAGCACAATTTTGCCTCAAGTCTTATAGCAGTACTTCCTTTCATTTTTCTTCTAGGTTTGCGCTTAAAGAGTCTGCAACAAGAAGCAGGGGAAGTGGGAGGTGGCAAGGATGGGGCATTAGACGAGCAACAGCTAATTGGTCGTGTATAATTTCCTTTCCTTACCTATTATAATTAGACTGTATCCTATTGAAGAATCTTGTGGAAGAATGCCACATTGTTTTATGGGAAAGCAAAGTTTAGACTGGATTCCTTGCTGAAGTTTTAagtttttgtctttttctttttatgcAGGTATCTAAAAGCTGTCCCTTTTAGGAGGACTGAATATAATAGGAAAGAGTTACCCAGCAGTGAAGTGGCTGGAAGAAGTTGTAGTACAGGGTTAATAGAAAGTTCCTATTTTAAATTACCTTGTCATTCTTCGCCTTCATATACAACTACTATATTGAGATTCCTTTCTTCTCTTTAACCAGTTCCTAAGCTGAAGCCTCATCTTACATATTCCTGCATTCCCTTACAAGTTTTCCTGACGGCCTTCTGCCTATTTGTGCTTTTAAATTTATTACTTTTGGTGTTTATAAGCAACTATGGTGTTCTAGCTGCCATTTTACTCAAAGAAGATGGCGTTTCGTTCCGAGGAAGCACAAACAGAGGATTACCTTTTCAAGATTGTTTTGATTGGTGATTCGGCTGTTGGGAAGTCAAATTTGCTTGCTAGATTTGCTCGAGATGAATTTTATCCAAACTCAAAATCGACAATAGGAGTAGAGTTCCAGACCCAAAAGCTGGACATAAATGGCAAGGAGGTCAAAGCACAGATATGGGACACGGCAGGTCAAGAACGCTTTAGGGCAGTAACTTCTGCATATTACAGAGGCGCAGTTGGAGCTCTTCTGGTTTATGATATTAGTAGACGCCAAACTTTTGATAATATCAGTCGATGGCTTAATGAACTTCAGAGTAAGTTAT
Proteins encoded:
- the LOC104225420 gene encoding ras-related protein RABA5a-like, whose translation is MAFRSEEAQTEDYLFKIVLIGDSAVGKSNLLARFARDEFYPNSKSTIGVEFQTQKLDINGKEVKAQIWDTAGQERFRAVTSAYYRGAVGALLVYDISRRQTFDNISRWLNELQTHSDMNVVTILVGNKSDLKDAREVTTAEGKSLAEAQGLFFIETSALDSSNVAVAFQTVVKEIYNILSRKVIQSQELQKKDSGRLANGKTVVLQADENQEANGQAKKGWCCSS